In the Gorilla gorilla gorilla isolate KB3781 chromosome 10, NHGRI_mGorGor1-v2.1_pri, whole genome shotgun sequence genome, one interval contains:
- the C1S gene encoding complement C1s subcomponent, whose amino-acid sequence MWCIVLFSLLAWVYAEPTMYGEILSPNYPQAYPSEVEKSWDIEVPEGYGIHLYFTHLDIELSENCAYDSVQIISGDSEEGRLCGQRSSNNPHSPIVEEFQVPYNKLQVIFKSDFSNEERFTGFAAYYVATDINECTDFVDVPCSHFCNNFIGGYFCSCPPEYFLHDDMKNCGVNCSGDVFTALIGEIASPNYPKPYPENSRCEYQIRLEKGFQVVVTLRREDFDVEAADSEGNCLDSLVFVAGDRQFGPYCGHGFPGPLNIETKSNALDIIFQTDLTGQKKGWKLRYHGDPMPCPKEDTPNSVWEPAKAKYVFRDVVQITCLDGFEVVEGRVGATSFYSTCQSNGKWSNSKLKCQPVDCGIPESIENGKVEDPESTLFGSVIRYTCEEPYYYMENGGGGEYHCAGNGSWVNEVLGPELPKCVPVCGVPREPFEEKQRIIGGSDADIKNFPWQVFFDNPWAGGALIDEYWVLTAAHVVEGNREPTMYVGSTSVQTSRLAKSKMLTPEHVFIHPGWKLLEVPEGRTNFDNDIALVRLKDPVKMGPTVSPICLPGTSSDYNLMDGDLGLISGWGRTEKRDRAVRLKAARLPVAPLRKCKEVKMEKPTADAEAYVFTPNMICAGGEKGMDSCKGDSGGAFAVQDPNDKTKFYAAGLVSWGPQCGTYGLYTRVKNYVDWIMKTMQENSNPRED is encoded by the exons ATGTG GTGCATTGTCCTGTTTTCCCTTTTGGCATGGGTTTATGCTGAGCCTACCATGTATGGGGAGATCCTGTCCCCTAACTATCCTCAGGCATATCCCAGTGAGGTAGAGAAATCTTGGGACATAGAAGTTCCTGAAGGGTATGGGATTCACCTCTACTTCACCCATCTGGACATTGAGCTGTCAGAGAACTGTGCGTATGACTCAGTGCAG ATAATCTCAGGAGACAGTGAAGAAGGGAGGCTCTGTGGACAGAGGAGCAGTAACAATCCCCACTCTCCAATTGTGGAAGAGTTCCAAGTCCCATACAACAAACTCCAGGTGATCTTTAAGTCAGACTTTTCCAATGAAGAGCGTTTTACGGGGTTTGCTGCATACTATGTTGCCACAG ACATAAATGAATGCACAGATTTTGTAGATGTCCCTTGTAGCCACTTCTGCAACAATTTCATTGGTGGTTACTTCTGCTCCTGCCCCCCGGAATATTTCCTCCATGATGACATGAAGAATTGTGGAG TTAATTGCAGTGGGGATGTATTCACTGCACTGATTGGGGAGATTGCAAGTCCCAATTATCCCAAACCATATCCAGAGAACTCAAGGTGTGAATACCAGATCCGGTTGGAGAAAGGGTTCCAAGTGGTGGTGACCTTGCGGAGAGAAGATTTTGATGTGGAAGCAGCTGACTCAGAGGGAAACTGCCTTGACAGTTTAGTT TTTGTTGCAGGAGATCGGCAATTTGGTCCTTACTGTGGTCATGGATTCCCTGGGCCTCTAAATATTGAAACAAAGAGTAATGCTCTTGATATCATCTTCCAAACTGATCTAACAGGGCAAAAAAAGGGCTGGAAACTTCGCTACCATGGAGATC CAATGCCCTGCCCTAAGGAAGACACTCCCAATTCTGTTTGGGAGCCTGCGAAGGCAAAATATGTCTTTAGAGATGTGGTGCAGATAACCTGTCTGGATGGGTTTGAAGTTGTGGAG GGACGTGTTGGTGCAACATCTTTCTATTCGACTTGTCAAAGCAATGGAAAGTGGAGTAATTCCAAACTGAAATGTCAAC CTGTGGACTGTGGCATTCCTGAATCCATTGAGAATGGTAAAGTTGAAGACCCAGAGAGCACTTTGTTTGGTTCTGTCATCCGCTACACTTGTGAGGAGCCGTATTACTACATGGAAAATGGAGGAGGTG GGGAGTATCACTGTGCTGGTAACGGGAGCTGGGTGAATGAGGTGCTGGGCCCAGAGCTGCCGAAATGTGTTCCAG TCTGTGGAGTCCCCAGAGAACCCTTTGAAGAAAAACAGAGGATAATTGGAGGATCCGATGCAGATATTAAAAACTTCCCCTGGCAAGTCTTCTTTGACAACCCATGGGCTGGTGGAGCGCTCATTGATGAGTACTGGGTGCTGACGGCTGCTCATGTTGTGGAGGGAAACAGGGAGCCAACAATGTATGTTGGGTCCACCTCAGTGCAGACCTCACGGCTGGCAAAATCCAAGATGCTCACTCCTGAGCATGTGTTTATTCATCCGGGATGGAAGCTGCTGGAAGTCCCAGAAGGACGAACAAATTTTGATAATGACATTGCACTGGTGCGGCTGAAAGACCCAGTGAAAATGGGACCCACCGTCTCTCCCATCTGCCTACCAGGCACCTCTTCCGACTACAACCTCATGGATGGGGACCTGGGACTGATCTCAGGCTGGGGCCGAACAGAGAAGAGAGATCGTGCTGTTCGCCTCAAGGCGGCAAGGTTACCTGTAGCTCCtttaagaaaatgcaaagaagtgaaaatggagaAACCCACAGCAGATGCAGAGGCCTATGTTTTCACTCCTAACATGATCTGTGCTGGAGGAGAGAAGGGCATGGATAGCTGTAAAGGGGACAGTGGTGGGGCCTTTGCTGTACAGGATCCCAATGACAAGACCAAATTCTACGCAGCTGGCCTGGTGTCCTGGGGGCCCCAGTGTGGGACCTATGGGCTCTACACACGGGTAAAGAACTACGTTGACTGGATAATGAAGACTATGCAGGAAAATAGCAACCCCCGTGAGGACTAA